The nucleotide sequence AAATGAAAAGGATTTTATTATTGCTGATAGTAGCTGTTGCTGTTACTGCCTGCTCAAAGAACGATGACGATTCCGGTAACAACGGAAGTGTTTCTGTAGAAGGGAACTGGAAATTAACTTCGTTTACTACTGAAAACGAGTATGATCTTAACGGTGACGAGACTGCATCCAACGACGTAATGGCTGAAACGGAATGCTACCAAAATGAAACCATCGTGTTTAACGGAAATGCATCCGGAACTGCTAATTCAACTTCTTATGCAGATATTACGCTGGAACTTGTTGCAGGAACAACCAACGAATACGAGTATTCTGTAACCTGTGTAGAGGAAGATGATGCTACGCAATTCGCATGGGTGCAAACAGGTGATACGGTTACTCTAACATTTGCCGGGTTTTCTTATATCGGAACCAAGGTAGACGACCAGATCACGATTGTCCTTGAAGAAGGTCTTGCCTTTGAAGTTGAGGATGGAAATGGAGGCACCGTTTTGGTTACTGAAGACATTACTTTTGTGTATACCAAGCAGTAAATCAGAAGTTTTTGAATAAATAGAAAAGCTCCCTTTCGGGGGCTTTTTTTAATGGGCCTCCAGCCAGTTTTCACCTTCTCCTATTTCAACATCCAGTGGGACAGCTAGTTTGTAGGCATTTTCCATTTCAGTTTTAATGAGGGGGCGAAGTTTGTCCAGCTCTGGTTTATACGCATCAAATACGAGTTCATCATGTACTTGAAGAAGCATCTTGCTCTTAAAGTTTTCTTCGGAAAGTCTCTTGTGAATATTGATCATCGCGATCTTAATAATGTCTGCTGCACTTCCCTGAATAGGGGCATTTACTGCGTTTCGTTCGGCGGCACCCCGCACCACACCGTTACGAGAATTTATGTCCTTTAAATATCGTCGTCTGCCCAAAACCGTTTGTACATAACCATGATCCCTGGCAAAATCGACCTGCCGGCTCATATATTTCCGGAGTTTGGGATAGGTTTCGTAATAGGTGTCGATAAGATCTTTGGCTTCACTTCTCGACAGGTCGGTTTGATTGCTTAATCCAAATGCTGAAACCCCGTAAATAATTCCGAAGTTCACGGTTTTAGCATTCCCTCTTTGTTCTCGGGTGACTTCGCTAATGGGAATACCAAATACTTTAGCAGCGGTTGAAGCGTGAATATCTTCTCCGTTCTTAAATGCGTCGATCATAGTTTCTTCCTCACTAAGTGCGGCGATGATACGGAGTTCTATTTGTGAATAATCTGCTGCCAACAGCACATGATCCTTATCTCGGGGGATAAAGGCTTTTCGCACTTCCCTGCCTCTTTCGGTCCGTATGGGGATATTCTGTAAGTTAGGATTATTACTGCTTAAGCGGCCGGTAGCTGCAACTGTTTGCATATAATCGGTATGCACCCGGTTAGTGGAGGGCTCAACCTGAGTAGGTAAGGCATCCACATAGGTGCTTTTTAGTTTTGTGAGTCCGCGATACTCCAACACATCCCGTATAATACTGTGATCTTTGGCAAGATAGGAGAGCACGTCCTCGGCCGTAGAATACTGTCCGGTTTTTGTTTTTTTCGGTTTATCGACCAGTTTCATTTTGTCGAAGAGAATGTCTCCCAATTGTTTTGGTGAGGCGATGTTAAATTCTTCACCGGCAGATTCATATATGGCTGTTTCCAGTTTTTTTATGTCGTTTTCCAATTCTGAAGAGAGCTTTCTTAAGAAATCTTCATCCAGATTAATTCCTTCGAGTTCCATATCGGCCAGGACACGGAGCAACGGAATTTCAATATCATCGAATAGGGTTTGTGTATTGGCTTCGCCCAATTCATTCTGAAAGTGTTCTTTTAACTGAAGCGTAATATCGGCATCTTCAACGGCATACTCGGTTTGTTGTTCTATGGGAACCTCTCGCATCGATTTCTGATTCTTTCCCTTTTTCCCGATCAATTCGGTAATTGAAACCGGGGTATAATTGAGATAAGTTTCTGAAAGGACATCCATATTGTGACGCATATCGGGATTGATAAGATAATGTGCCAGCATCGTATCAAACAGTTTCCCTTTAACGGTCACATTGTATTTGGCGAGTACTTTGATGTCGTATTTTAAATTCTGACCGATCTTTTCAATATTCTCGTCTTCGAAAAAGGGGCGAAGCGTTTCAATAAGCGATTGTGCTTCTTCCCGGTTTTCAGGAAAAGGAACATAAAACCCCTTGGTCGCTTCCCAGGAAAAAGCGATTCCTACGAGCTCTGCTGTTATGGGGTTCAATCCTGTAGTTTCTGTATCAAAGCACACGGATTTTTGTTTCATTAAATTCTGAAGAAACAGTTTGGTACCCATTCCCGGTTGTACCGTCTGATAAAAATGCTCAGTCTCGTTAATGGTATTTCTCGAGCTGAAACTTTTTGCAGTCTCTGAAGCCTCGCCATCACCTCCAAATAATGTAAATTGTCCGCTGCCTGCTTGTTTTCCTTCATTTGCAGAAGAAGAAACAGATACTGAGGATTTAGAATTTGAGGCCGTATCTTCCGCTTTAGGCTTATCTCCATGAGAAGTCCCGTTAGAAGCCATTCCTTCAGCAGTAAAGGTTTTAAGAAAATTATCTTTCAACCTTCTGAATTCGAGGTCCTCGAAAATTTCGGTGACTCCGGCGATATCGGGTTCGCTCATTTCAAAATCTTCCTCGTGAAACTCAACAGGAACATCGAGCATGATCCTTGCCAATTCTTTTGATAGCAAGCCAAGCTCCTTTGCAGCCTCGACTTTTTCCTTCATTTTGCCTTTTAACTCATGAGTGTTGGCCAACAGACCTTCCATACTGCCGTAAGCAGCAATAAACTTTTTAGCGGTTTTCTCTCCAACCCCCGGTAGACCCGGGATATTGTCACTGCTGTCTCCCATCATTCCCAGAAAATCTATCACCTGTTTGGGATCATCCACTTCAAACTTAGCTTTTACCTCAGGGATCCCCCAGGTTTCGTATCCGCCGCCGAATACAGGGCGGTACATAAAAATATTTTCAGAAACCAATTGTGCAAAGTCCTTATCAGGGGTAACCATATAGGTTTTGTATCCTTGTTTTTCGGCTTTTTTTGCCAAAGTTCCTATAACGTCATCGGCTTCAAACCCTTCTTTCACCATAATGGGAACATGCATGGCTTCTAGTATTTTGCAGATATAGGGTATAGCCAAACTTATAGCTTCGGGGGTTGCATCCCGGTTTGCCTTGTACTCGGCATACATTTCGTTTCGCGATTCACTTCCGCCTTTATCGAAACACACCGCCAAATGATCCGGCCGTTCACGTTTAATTACGTCGAGTAAGGAGTTCATAAAACCCATAATAGCCGAAGTATCAAGGCCTTTAGAATTAATTCGCGGATTTTTTATAAAAGCGTAATATCCACGAAAAATAAGAGCATAGGCATCAACAAGGAAAAGGCGTTTTTGATCGGACATGTGTAGTAAAAGTTATTCCTTCAAATGTAAAAAGAACGCTTTAGAAAACAGCTTTTTCAAGAATAAAAATCCGCCGCTAGCAAAAGTGACTTTTTTCACTAAGATATAATTGTATTATCAAGGACAACTATTATTTTATTTCTTGAACTTCAAAAAAAGTGTAAACATTTGAACTTGATACAAGGTAATTAGCCGGGCTTGCGATAGCAACGATTTCTATATATTCGCCGGCGTTAAGCTCAACAACACCATCAATAGTTTTATGTTGAGCATTCGCACTCACCGAAAAATTATCTCTTTGATATAATGCACCATTCTTGTAAATAGTTGCGTACAACGACCCTGCAGGCTCTGGATAGTTGTTAGCTCCTAATGCACAGTTTACTCGATAATATCCATCTCTCGGAGCTACAAATCTGTTATTGGTTGTGTCAAAATCTGAATTGGTGTCAAATACAGTAGTGTCGAACATAATTTTTGTTGCCCCATTTGGTAATAATTGAGATGAGTTTAGGATTATTCTCACTATAGATGTTGTGGTTTCTTCAGTCGGGGAGGTCCAGAAAGTAACCCCAGCTCCATTGGTAGTTAGCACTTGACTTGCTGTGCCATCTGTTGTTGGCAATGTGTAAGCATCGTTAATATTAATCCTACCATCTTTGTATATAGTAAGCGCATTACTTCTGGCGACAGCGCTTGTACCATTGCCAATGGAGAAAATTTTATCAGAGGCATTAAATGAATTTGGATTAACCGGAGTTGATAAATTATTATAGACTCCAACTGCGAGCTCGCTGTATGATCTTGCTTCAACCGAACGCCCAAATGAGATTGCATAAACACCGGAAGCTGTGGAGGTTCCAAAGGCGGTTGAGTTTGCGCCAGAAGCAGTTGAACCAGAGCCAAAAGCAGTTGAGGTAGTACCTGAAGCAGTTGAGGAGGTGCCAAAAGCTGTTGCTGTATCTCCGGATGCTATGCTAAAGCTTCCAAACGCAGTTGAATAACTAGCAGTTGCGTCGGTTCGATTGCCAAACGCGGTGGCATAATTCCCTGTTGCTTCACTTATTGAGCCAAAGGCGGTAGCGTAATCTCCCGAAGCGATTGCGTTGATTCCAAAAGCAGTTGACCTTAGGCCAGAAGCTTCGGTGCCATCTCCAAAAGCAGTAGAATTTACACCAGAGGCATCAGCACCGTCACCAAAAGCCGTAGCATAATCGGCAGTTGCTAAAGAGCCATATCCAAAAGCTGTAGCATAATTTCCTGATGCTGTATTTCCATATCCAAATGCGGTTGATGCATTTGTTCCTGACGCTGTATTATTACTACCTAAACTAGTTCCGCCGAAACTAGAGGCAACATTATTTAACCCAATTGCGGTTGAATAGTCGCCGATGGAAGTATCATCCCATTGTGTTGATGTTGTACGACCAGCTCGGAATGCAGATTTTCTTGGATAAAAGAACATTTTTGTCCCTGCTCCGGACAATGATAATATTGCGCCTACGCCATAGGTTCCTGTATTTTGAAAACCATCCATACCTTCTATAAGTACAGCACCAGCATCGGCGGTAATGACCCGTCCTGCACCTGCGCCACCTTCGTCATAGGCTTGGTTTAAGGTATTTTGAGTGTCTACTGCCCCACCTACTGAAATCCAAGTAGTCGTGGTATTGTTCCAATAATAAAATCCCTTTGTTGGCGAGCCATTTCCGGTTGCAAAAACCATCATTCCGTCTTGTGATTCAGTGGGGGGTGGTGATGGGAAATCATCAATTCTTGGTATTAAAATACCATCCTCATTAGAAGGTGTTGCCGCATTTGTGGCGGTAATATCAAGTGTGGCTTGAGGTTCTGTATTACCAATACCTACTTGAGCGATACCTAAACGAATACACCCCATACAAATAGAAAAAAATAGAATAGCCTTCATATACATTTCTTTTTAAGCTACCGTAGCGAAGTAGGTTAAGTTTTATTCATTCTAAAAAAGGTGATTTGTAGTGCCTTTTAAGAACATTTGGGAAGCTAATAGGATAAAAATATACTAAGAGCGTCAGGCTGTAAATTCTATTTAGTGAAGAGTGTGTTTTTTTTAGTGAATGACTTTTGTGAAAATTTAAAGAGAATTCAGTTTTGTAAGTACAGCTACTTTATGTGAAGTACTCAATGGAATTTCTTCTTTATTAATATAAATACTTGAAGTACTTACCGAATCAATTTTTTTAAGGTTTACCCAATACGATCGATGTGTTTGCACAAAATTGTTAAGATTGAGTAATTCCGATGTTTTTTTTAGGGTATGTGGCACCAAGTATTTTTCTGAAGCCGTAATCACATAACAATAATTGTCGAATGCCTTTAAATACTTAATACTTGCTTGATTAATTTTATGGATTCGACCTTTCGATTTAAGTAAGATAAAATCTTCATTGGTTAGCGAAAAATTATGCCAGGCCAATTCAATATTAGAGCGTAAGCCCGCTTCAGTAAAAGGTTTTACTATGAATCCTAACGGTTGTGTTTCTTTAACTCGTGTAATGGTGTGTGGATCTGTTTGGGAGGTAAGATAGAGGTAAGGAATGTTTCTTTCGTCCAATTGTTTAGCAAGATCTATCCCATCTTTTACCCCTTCAAGATGTATATCCAATAAAACTAAATTGGGAAGGCTTTTGTCAATAGCAATCAGTGCTTCTTCATACTCATCACTATTGCCAATTACATTAAAACCTTGATTAATTAAGGTAGTGGTAATAGTCGCAACAATTAAAGGTTCGTCTTCTACGAGGTAGATATTAAGTGATTTCAAATAAGATAATTTATTGTTCAACATTGAAATTACTCGAAGGAATTATGAAGCGTATTAAAGATTTAGTGAATGTAGCTATTTATTTAGTAAATGGAAGCACTGGAAATAAAGAGACATGACAAAAGGCTTTAGTTTCGTGGTTCTAGTATCAGAGCTGTTTTGATTCTAATTTCTCAAAGCTCTACCTCTAATTAATTAATAAAGCATCAAAGCTCATTAAAACGGCGCATGTCTAAAATGGCTATTGTGCCAGTTGATGGAGCTGATTGATAACTGAGTGTCGCTTTTAATTTCTTTGCTAACGATTTTATTAATTGAATTCCAAATGAGCTCTCCTTAATTTCGGTAGGAATCCCCACCCCATTATCTTCCACTTGCAATTGTAATGTTTCCCCTATTCTTTTAAGTCGGATAAGCATCCTGCTTTCTTCGTTAACAGGCTTAAAAGCATGTTTTAATACATTGGTGATCAATTCGTTTAAAATTAGACCCAATGGAGTTATAGTTTCAACGTCTAGAACCAATGGCTCAACGTCCAAGTTGTAAATAAAAGCATTTCCTTCAAATTGATGACTCTCAAAAATGTCATTGGTAAGATCTGTAAAATATTCTTTTGTGTTAATTCCTACCAGTTGATCTTTACTATACAATTTTTGATGAATTAATACCATAGAACGCACTCTGTTTTGAGCTTCTTTCATCGCTAATTTTGCTTTGTTGTCTTCTATGTTTTCAGATTGTAAATAGAGCAGTGAGGACACGATCTGAAAACTATTCTTTACACGATGATGGGTTTCTCTTAAAAGCACATTTTTTTCATCAACAGTGGCTTCCAATAGCTTCTTTTGTTTCGCTAATTGCTTATTTTTCTTTTGATTTTTAAATAGAAAAAATCCAACTAAAGCAGCTACCAATAAACCCGCTAAGGCAAGTAATAAATAAAGTTTCTTTTCATGCGCTGCTTTTTCAGTTTCTAAAGAAAGCACTCTAAGTTGTGCGTCTTTTTTTTCGGTTTCATACTTTGTTAGTGCTTCGGCCATGTTATGATCTTGCGTTGCCGCTAAAACAGAATCTTTTAACTTTTGTGACTCCATAACAATTTCATAGGCATCCTTATACTCTTTTTTTTCAGAATAATAGACTGCCAAGGCATTGTAAGACTCAATAAGTTGCTCAACATGATTTATCCTTTTGGCAATAGCGACTCCTCTTTTTAGTAATGGGAGGGCCTGAGAAAATTGGTTTTGATTAGTATAGGCTATTCCCATTCCAGTATAGGAAACTGCATGTAATAGTGGGATTTGATTTTCAGAAACATATAGTTTTGAACGTGAATAAGAAGAAAGTGCTCCAGAGAAATCTTTATTAAAAATTTTTGAATTCCCTTGGTTCATATAGGAAATCCCGGCATTTAGCGAGTCGCCATTTTTAAGATAAAAACTAATTGCTTTTTCAAGCATTTCATCGGCTTCCAGATACATGCTATGATTCATGTACAAAATAGATAAGTTGTTATTTACATTGGCAACCCATCTTTCGTCTTCTATAGATGATGCAATGTCTCGCGATAGTAGGTAGTATTTCTCAGCATTTTTGAAATCATCCGTTTTTATAAAGCAAGAGGCAAGATTATTATACAATTGGGCAAGTTCAGAGGATGGGATGGATGCATCCAACGTTCGTAAAGACTCTAAATAATAAGAAATAGCTTCATTATAATCTTCTGTAACATAGCTAGCCATTCCTTTGAGATTTAAAGACTTGGCATAATATTCTTGAACATCAATAAGCTTTGAAATTGAATCGTATACCCTGGCATATTCAATAAGGTTTTGAGGGCTTGATCGCCATTCTAGATCAACAATTTCATCAAGAAAATTAAGTTTTTCAATATCTGAAGAAATCTTGTCCAATCGAACCATAACGTCATTAGTCTGAGATAAAGAAATGAAGGATGCCAAGATTAAGCATAGACAAGAAAAGATGGGCTTTGCCATTTTAATCTGGTTGAAATGTTAAGTGCTATTACAAAACTTATTAAATATAGGTTTTAAACTAAAAGTTTTGAGTGAATGAGCTATTTTTTTTAGTGAGTTTAAATTTTTTATATAAAAAAAAGACCGTTTCTAAAAAAACGGTCCTGAATGTACTGTGAAAAAAACGTATGTCGCTATTGAATCTGATCGGGAGGAATATAAGCGGGAACGACATTTTCAATGGGATCGATGGACATAAGATATTTATAAATTGCTTTTAAGTCGTCCTCTTTAAGCTCGGCAAAGGATTGCCAGGGCATGGGAGGCATTATTGGCCGGGTACCCTCCATTCCTTTATACTTTCCTTCGGTCATTGCTTTTTTAAATTGCGCGAAACTCCATTTTCCAATTCCCGTATCATCGGGCGTTAGATTGGCCCCAAAACTAACCCCCCAGGGTCCAACTGCCGCAGTGAGGTCACTGTGAAAAAGAATCCAGCCACCGGGTGTTATTTGGGATTTGTCTATGGGCGGAAGCTTTGCATCTGCCGGATGACCCATTAACCATCGGTCCAAGTCGGAAACGGGACCATTTTCGGTCATTTTCTTAGGCGTGTGACAATGATCACAGCCTATTGCCTTCACGAGGTATTCACCTTTGTCGATCCACTGTGCTTCAGTAAGACCCTTTTTTGAAGGTTCCTTTTTCGGTGAATAATCCTCTTTTTTGTCTTGACAGCCCATCATTCCTATGATGGCTATCATCATAACTGTTTTAAATATTAATGGTTTCATAAAAAATATTTAGTATATGAAAGTTAACGAATTTGTTCCACTTCAAACCAAGTTTCTACACTATTTTGATCGACCAAAAACCCTGAAATGGAGCTATTTGCAAAAATTTCTACGTACTGTGAAGCAGCCAGAGCGACTACCACATTAATGTCTCTGTGAACCACCCCATTTCCTTGATGTGCATACAACGATTGTTTAACCAAACTTCCGTTTACATAAATACCAATACCAAAATCGGTTACAGATGTGGAGGTACCTATGCTGTGCCAACTCGCACTAATGCGATAATATCCGGCAGAGGGAGCTACGAAGCGATTAGTCGTGGTATTAAAATTACTTTGAGCATCGAAAACAATAGTGTTGAATGGTAATTTTTCATACCCGGTTCCGCCATGACTATAAAAGCTACTTAGATTAGCTTGTGACAGCCCAAACGAAGAAATATCGGGAGAAGGATCTGCCCATCGGGCATTTCCGTTGGCATCACTTCGCAATACTCTTCCTGCAGCTTCGGTCCCATCGGTATATTGAAAATTGTCGTCTACTCTAAGATTATCGCCCACATACACATTCCCGGATCCATTGCCAGCCGTACCATTTCCAAAATATCCTGCCCAATTGTTGGTGCCACCGGTTGCAGAGGCATATAAACCGTAGTTGTTGGTGCCGTTTCCGGTGACTCTGGCTTCCACGGCTGTATTGGTGGTACTATTGGCAGAATTTATGCCGGATACTGCAAAAGAAGATGCTGAGGTTCCAGAGGTATTCACAAGAAAGGATCCGCCGTAGACATCTCCGGATAAATTGTTGGACGCAGTCACCAAAATACCGGAAGAGGCCCCGATGGAAGAATTTCCAGTATAGTCAATA is from Constantimarinum furrinae and encodes:
- a CDS encoding lipocalin/fatty acid-binding family protein translates to MKRILLLLIVAVAVTACSKNDDDSGNNGSVSVEGNWKLTSFTTENEYDLNGDETASNDVMAETECYQNETIVFNGNASGTANSTSYADITLELVAGTTNEYEYSVTCVEEDDATQFAWVQTGDTVTLTFAGFSYIGTKVDDQITIVLEEGLAFEVEDGNGGTVLVTEDITFVYTKQ
- a CDS encoding tetratricopeptide repeat-containing sensor histidine kinase, translated to MAKPIFSCLCLILASFISLSQTNDVMVRLDKISSDIEKLNFLDEIVDLEWRSSPQNLIEYARVYDSISKLIDVQEYYAKSLNLKGMASYVTEDYNEAISYYLESLRTLDASIPSSELAQLYNNLASCFIKTDDFKNAEKYYLLSRDIASSIEDERWVANVNNNLSILYMNHSMYLEADEMLEKAISFYLKNGDSLNAGISYMNQGNSKIFNKDFSGALSSYSRSKLYVSENQIPLLHAVSYTGMGIAYTNQNQFSQALPLLKRGVAIAKRINHVEQLIESYNALAVYYSEKKEYKDAYEIVMESQKLKDSVLAATQDHNMAEALTKYETEKKDAQLRVLSLETEKAAHEKKLYLLLALAGLLVAALVGFFLFKNQKKNKQLAKQKKLLEATVDEKNVLLRETHHRVKNSFQIVSSLLYLQSENIEDNKAKLAMKEAQNRVRSMVLIHQKLYSKDQLVGINTKEYFTDLTNDIFESHQFEGNAFIYNLDVEPLVLDVETITPLGLILNELITNVLKHAFKPVNEESRMLIRLKRIGETLQLQVEDNGVGIPTEIKESSFGIQLIKSLAKKLKATLSYQSAPSTGTIAILDMRRFNEL
- the polA gene encoding DNA polymerase I, which produces MSDQKRLFLVDAYALIFRGYYAFIKNPRINSKGLDTSAIMGFMNSLLDVIKRERPDHLAVCFDKGGSESRNEMYAEYKANRDATPEAISLAIPYICKILEAMHVPIMVKEGFEADDVIGTLAKKAEKQGYKTYMVTPDKDFAQLVSENIFMYRPVFGGGYETWGIPEVKAKFEVDDPKQVIDFLGMMGDSSDNIPGLPGVGEKTAKKFIAAYGSMEGLLANTHELKGKMKEKVEAAKELGLLSKELARIMLDVPVEFHEEDFEMSEPDIAGVTEIFEDLEFRRLKDNFLKTFTAEGMASNGTSHGDKPKAEDTASNSKSSVSVSSSANEGKQAGSGQFTLFGGDGEASETAKSFSSRNTINETEHFYQTVQPGMGTKLFLQNLMKQKSVCFDTETTGLNPITAELVGIAFSWEATKGFYVPFPENREEAQSLIETLRPFFEDENIEKIGQNLKYDIKVLAKYNVTVKGKLFDTMLAHYLINPDMRHNMDVLSETYLNYTPVSITELIGKKGKNQKSMREVPIEQQTEYAVEDADITLQLKEHFQNELGEANTQTLFDDIEIPLLRVLADMELEGINLDEDFLRKLSSELENDIKKLETAIYESAGEEFNIASPKQLGDILFDKMKLVDKPKKTKTGQYSTAEDVLSYLAKDHSIIRDVLEYRGLTKLKSTYVDALPTQVEPSTNRVHTDYMQTVAATGRLSSNNPNLQNIPIRTERGREVRKAFIPRDKDHVLLAADYSQIELRIIAALSEEETMIDAFKNGEDIHASTAAKVFGIPISEVTREQRGNAKTVNFGIIYGVSAFGLSNQTDLSRSEAKDLIDTYYETYPKLRKYMSRQVDFARDHGYVQTVLGRRRYLKDINSRNGVVRGAAERNAVNAPIQGSAADIIKIAMINIHKRLSEENFKSKMLLQVHDELVFDAYKPELDKLRPLIKTEMENAYKLAVPLDVEIGEGENWLEAH
- a CDS encoding c-type cytochrome, with translation MKPLIFKTVMMIAIIGMMGCQDKKEDYSPKKEPSKKGLTEAQWIDKGEYLVKAIGCDHCHTPKKMTENGPVSDLDRWLMGHPADAKLPPIDKSQITPGGWILFHSDLTAAVGPWGVSFGANLTPDDTGIGKWSFAQFKKAMTEGKYKGMEGTRPIMPPMPWQSFAELKEDDLKAIYKYLMSIDPIENVVPAYIPPDQIQ
- a CDS encoding LytR/AlgR family response regulator transcription factor, which translates into the protein MKSLNIYLVEDEPLIVATITTTLINQGFNVIGNSDEYEEALIAIDKSLPNLVLLDIHLEGVKDGIDLAKQLDERNIPYLYLTSQTDPHTITRVKETQPLGFIVKPFTEAGLRSNIELAWHNFSLTNEDFILLKSKGRIHKINQASIKYLKAFDNYCYVITASEKYLVPHTLKKTSELLNLNNFVQTHRSYWVNLKKIDSVSTSSIYINKEEIPLSTSHKVAVLTKLNSL